The Funiculus sociatus GB2-C1 genome includes a region encoding these proteins:
- a CDS encoding chemotaxis protein CheW: MESKQYIIFRLNAALYGVEALSVQEIFFLPELTPIVEAPPAIVGALNLRGEILPIMDLQLRFGYELEEYRLTDSIIVLQCQRFRFGIIVNQVLEVQTISINKITAELSYGQEGTNSSHFVAGFATVGTNIVRLLNPENLIQFFDRVEAFTLEETVEGKSKELYTSRNSFKENRVFCPNATPEERAIFQERVASLMRQPEIPNVIGSRPIAVIGLNNEYFGLDLAAVREFTDIRHLQPIPCCPAHILGNMNLRGEILTLIDIRMVLNLPIANVVTASKAMVVYLDDLVVGVMIDAVFDVIYLNPSQMMPVPVAAHSMNDEYLQGTALYGETMMCILDLPKILLQGGLMVDEQA, translated from the coding sequence ATGGAATCCAAACAATATATTATCTTCAGGTTAAATGCTGCCCTTTATGGAGTAGAAGCACTTTCAGTACAAGAAATATTTTTTCTTCCTGAGTTAACGCCAATAGTGGAAGCACCGCCTGCTATAGTCGGCGCGCTGAATCTTCGAGGCGAAATTTTGCCAATAATGGATCTCCAGCTTCGGTTTGGTTATGAGTTGGAAGAATACCGCCTCACCGATAGCATCATCGTACTGCAATGCCAGAGGTTTCGGTTTGGCATCATCGTCAATCAAGTTCTGGAAGTGCAGACTATCTCCATAAATAAAATTACAGCAGAACTATCTTATGGGCAAGAAGGCACCAATTCCTCTCATTTTGTTGCTGGTTTCGCCACAGTAGGGACAAATATTGTAAGATTGCTAAATCCTGAAAATCTAATTCAATTCTTCGATAGAGTTGAAGCTTTTACTTTAGAGGAAACGGTAGAAGGTAAAAGTAAAGAACTATATACTTCTCGTAATTCTTTTAAAGAAAATCGGGTCTTTTGCCCTAATGCCACCCCTGAAGAAAGAGCAATATTTCAGGAACGGGTAGCAAGTTTGATGCGACAACCTGAAATTCCAAATGTTATCGGAAGTCGCCCGATTGCAGTTATTGGTTTAAATAACGAGTATTTTGGACTAGACTTAGCTGCGGTGCGGGAGTTTACTGATATTCGTCACTTACAGCCGATTCCCTGCTGCCCAGCTCATATTCTAGGTAATATGAACTTGCGTGGTGAAATATTAACATTAATTGATATTCGTATGGTCTTGAATTTACCAATTGCTAATGTAGTTACTGCATCTAAAGCGATGGTTGTTTACCTCGACGATTTAGTGGTTGGTGTCATGATTGATGCTGTATTTGACGTAATATACCTAAACCCGTCCCAGATGATGCCAGTACCTGTTGCCGCCCATTCTATGAATGATGAATATCTCCAGGGAACAGCTCTTTACGGGGAAACAATGATGTGTATTTTAGATTTACCTAAAATCTTATTACAAGGCGGACTGATGGTTGATGAACAAGCGTAA